A stretch of Leucobacter aridicollis DNA encodes these proteins:
- a CDS encoding globin, with translation MTNDDATAAAQAAATAGSTGEQPTPRLTLRAGETGHAVTDTVWSQVGGTETFERIARAFYRGIREDEVLAPMYPQDDWEGATWRIQAFLEQYWGGPSAYQEERGHPRLRMRHAPFPVTPDAKERWLKHMHAALDEVELPPMHDAAFRDYIERAALAMVNRFE, from the coding sequence GTGACGAACGACGATGCAACCGCAGCCGCGCAGGCGGCCGCTACCGCAGGATCGACCGGAGAGCAGCCCACGCCGCGCTTAACGCTGCGCGCCGGCGAGACGGGTCACGCAGTGACCGACACCGTCTGGTCGCAGGTGGGCGGCACGGAGACGTTCGAGCGCATCGCGCGTGCCTTCTATCGCGGCATTCGCGAGGACGAGGTGCTCGCGCCGATGTACCCGCAGGACGATTGGGAGGGCGCGACCTGGCGTATCCAGGCGTTCCTCGAGCAGTACTGGGGCGGCCCGTCCGCATACCAGGAGGAGCGCGGACACCCCCGCCTGCGCATGCGGCACGCGCCCTTCCCGGTCACCCCTGACGCCAAGGAGCGGTGGCTGAAGCACATGCACGCGGCGCTCGACGAGGTCGAACTGCCGCCGATGCACGACGCGGCGTTCCGCGACTACATCGAGCGCGCGGCACTCGCGATGGTCAATCGCTTCGAGTAG
- a CDS encoding transcriptional regulator: MTHPLHRLNPAFQTPVRFSLMAALGSATEADFATLRELLDVGDSQLSKAIAHLEGEGYLLVTKGYVANRPRTWVAASKTGTKAFADHVAALREIAAGA; encoded by the coding sequence ATGACGCACCCGCTTCACCGGCTGAACCCGGCATTTCAGACCCCGGTGCGGTTCTCCCTCATGGCCGCGCTCGGTTCGGCGACCGAGGCCGACTTCGCGACGCTTCGCGAACTGCTCGACGTTGGCGACTCGCAACTCAGTAAAGCGATCGCGCACCTCGAGGGCGAAGGCTATCTCCTGGTGACGAAGGGCTACGTCGCGAACCGTCCCCGCACCTGGGTTGCGGCGAGCAAGACCGGCACGAAAGCCTTCGCGGATCACGTTGCCGCGCTCCGGGAGATAGCGGCGGGCGCGTAG
- a CDS encoding mechanosensitive ion channel family protein: protein MFRLTTDGGDVAEEVTEAVSSAFVTFLETWQKPLIIVLIIVLAIVANWLLLRLLNRTVTQIVRGVKRSQNVDTTSEMRAAPYIHARAVQRTRTLGSVGRAILTWTISVIAIILILGQLNVDLGAILTSAGIVAAGLAFGAQNVVKDVLNGIFMVFEDQLGVGDLITVGEITGTVEEVGIRVTQVRALDGTLWFIRNGEILTLGNSSQGWGRALVDVTVDANQDLTQVSDVALEAVRALLTSDRFARKVTGEPEVWGLESVFGDRATLRMAVRTRPEAQWEVQRGIRAELRRKFADAGIKLADELPRLQQGEM, encoded by the coding sequence ATGTTCCGCCTGACGACGGACGGCGGAGACGTCGCCGAAGAGGTCACGGAGGCCGTGAGCTCGGCCTTCGTGACCTTCCTCGAGACGTGGCAGAAGCCACTGATCATCGTGCTCATCATTGTGCTCGCGATTGTCGCCAACTGGCTCCTGCTGCGGCTCCTGAATCGCACGGTGACCCAGATCGTCCGCGGCGTCAAGCGTTCGCAGAACGTCGACACGACGTCGGAGATGCGCGCGGCGCCGTACATCCACGCCCGTGCGGTGCAGCGCACGCGCACCCTGGGCTCCGTGGGGCGCGCGATCCTGACGTGGACGATCTCCGTGATCGCCATCATCCTGATTCTCGGACAGCTCAACGTCGACCTCGGCGCGATCCTGACCTCGGCGGGTATCGTCGCGGCGGGCCTCGCGTTCGGCGCGCAGAACGTCGTGAAGGACGTGCTCAACGGCATCTTCATGGTGTTCGAGGATCAGCTCGGTGTCGGCGACCTCATCACGGTCGGCGAGATCACCGGCACGGTGGAGGAGGTCGGGATCCGCGTGACCCAGGTGCGCGCCCTCGACGGGACGCTGTGGTTCATCCGGAACGGCGAGATCCTGACCCTTGGCAACTCGTCGCAGGGCTGGGGCCGCGCGCTCGTCGACGTCACCGTGGACGCGAATCAGGATCTGACCCAGGTCTCGGATGTCGCCCTCGAGGCGGTTCGCGCGCTCCTCACTTCCGACAGGTTCGCGCGCAAGGTGACCGGCGAGCCCGAGGTCTGGGGGCTCGAAAGCGTGTTTGGTGACCGCGCGACGCTCCGCATGGCGGTGCGCACGCGGCCAGAGGCGCAGTGGGAAGTTCAACGCGGGATCCGTGCGGAGCTCCGCCGGAAGTTCGCGGACGCGGGAATTAAGCTGGCAGACGAACTGCCACGCCTACAGCAGGGAGAGATGTGA
- a CDS encoding aldo/keto reductase — protein MTRTLGSSSIAVSATGLGCNNFGRPGSKTEGQDGTDAVIHAAIDAGITLFDTADLYGYSFGKSEEMMGRALVGRRDEIVLATKFGYPDSGAPYAGNRGSREFIRASIEGSLTRLQTDRIDLYQLHMPDTETPIAETLSALDELVREGKVLAIGHSNFSAEQMEEAAGVATELGVTAFVTAQNELSLVNRETDVSVTPAARGLGLGLLPFFPLANGLLTGKFTRDHFPADSRIMRQRAHVAEGANWDALDAYRALCDGWGVSMLEATFGWLLTHEPISSVIAGATTPEQVRQNAAAGEAFRPTAEQIAQIEALFPLPATE, from the coding sequence ATGACTCGTACTCTCGGAAGCTCGTCCATCGCCGTCTCTGCAACCGGCCTCGGCTGCAATAACTTCGGGCGCCCGGGGTCGAAGACCGAGGGGCAAGACGGCACCGACGCTGTCATCCACGCCGCGATCGACGCCGGGATCACGCTGTTCGACACCGCCGACCTGTACGGCTACTCGTTCGGCAAGAGCGAAGAGATGATGGGGCGCGCACTCGTCGGCCGGCGCGACGAAATCGTGCTCGCAACGAAGTTTGGGTACCCGGACTCGGGCGCGCCGTATGCGGGCAATCGAGGCTCGCGCGAGTTCATCCGCGCGTCAATCGAGGGATCGCTCACGCGCCTGCAGACCGACCGCATCGATCTCTATCAGCTGCACATGCCCGACACTGAGACGCCGATTGCCGAGACCCTGTCAGCCCTTGACGAACTCGTGCGCGAGGGCAAGGTCCTCGCGATTGGCCACTCGAACTTCTCGGCAGAGCAAATGGAGGAGGCGGCGGGCGTCGCCACGGAACTCGGAGTGACGGCATTCGTCACCGCCCAGAACGAGCTCAGCCTCGTGAACCGCGAAACCGACGTGTCGGTGACGCCGGCGGCCCGCGGGCTCGGGCTCGGGCTGCTCCCGTTCTTCCCACTCGCGAACGGGCTGCTGACAGGCAAGTTCACCCGCGACCACTTCCCGGCCGACTCGCGGATCATGCGCCAGCGCGCCCACGTCGCCGAGGGCGCGAACTGGGACGCGCTGGACGCCTACCGAGCGCTGTGCGACGGCTGGGGCGTGTCGATGCTCGAGGCGACCTTCGGGTGGCTGCTCACGCACGAGCCGATCTCGAGCGTTATCGCCGGCGCGACGACACCCGAGCAGGTGCGCCAGAACGCCGCCGCGGGGGAGGCGTTCCGCCCGACTGCCGAGCAGATTGCGCAGATCGAGGCACTCTTCCCGCTGCCCGCCACCGAGTAA
- a CDS encoding GNAT family N-acetyltransferase — MAEQLGSQGTAGRAVARRMVRDDWEWVRRWFEDETLNDELGPLDDEWLEYVLGETEGVELVIEAAHPATGKLAPIALVGVVWGVSETDASAAEASDAAPETGHAITDLAIDPARRGFGLGRIAIDATMAWPDHPATDSWIAFVDQENDGARRFFEAIGWTYEGLDGDDDDAMHRFATGTA, encoded by the coding sequence ATGGCAGAGCAGCTTGGTTCACAGGGCACGGCGGGCCGCGCGGTCGCACGCAGGATGGTGCGCGACGACTGGGAGTGGGTTCGCCGCTGGTTCGAGGACGAGACGCTGAACGATGAGCTCGGCCCGCTCGACGACGAGTGGCTCGAATACGTACTCGGCGAAACCGAGGGCGTCGAACTCGTCATCGAGGCAGCGCACCCCGCCACAGGCAAGCTTGCGCCGATCGCGCTCGTCGGCGTGGTCTGGGGCGTTTCTGAGACCGACGCGAGCGCTGCCGAGGCGAGCGATGCGGCGCCCGAGACCGGCCACGCGATCACCGATCTCGCGATCGACCCGGCCCGCAGGGGCTTCGGGCTCGGCCGCATCGCGATCGACGCGACCATGGCCTGGCCGGATCACCCGGCGACCGACTCCTGGATCGCGTTCGTAGACCAGGAGAACGACGGCGCCAGGCGGTTCTTCGAGGCGATCGGCTGGACGTACGAGGGGCTCGACGGCGACGACGACGACGCGATGCACCGCTTCGCGACCGGCACGGCGTAA
- a CDS encoding peroxiredoxin — MRDMTRVPRGPLRSTLGGTVDLSELPGRSVLFVYPRTSPPDGPPAGWEMIPGARGCTLESCSFRDLAAEFTALDTAVLGLSTQAPHYQAEAAKRLHLPYPLLSDETLSLAAPLGLETFTFEGAPLYRRATLVLEAGTVVHRFDEIADPGGHPAEVLAWLTRADS, encoded by the coding sequence ATGCGTGACATGACGAGAGTTCCACGCGGCCCGCTCCGCTCGACGCTTGGCGGCACCGTCGATCTCAGCGAGCTGCCGGGCCGGAGCGTGCTCTTCGTCTACCCGCGCACGAGCCCGCCGGACGGCCCGCCAGCAGGGTGGGAGATGATCCCAGGAGCGCGCGGCTGCACGTTAGAGTCCTGCTCGTTCCGCGATCTCGCCGCCGAGTTCACTGCGCTGGACACCGCGGTGCTCGGCCTGTCGACGCAGGCGCCCCATTATCAGGCCGAGGCGGCCAAGCGACTGCACCTTCCGTATCCACTCCTCTCAGACGAAACGCTGTCGCTCGCGGCCCCGCTCGGGCTCGAGACGTTCACGTTCGAGGGTGCACCGCTCTATCGCAGGGCCACGCTGGTGCTCGAGGCCGGAACCGTCGTCCACCGGTTCGACGAGATCGCCGATCCCGGCGGGCACCCCGCAGAGGTACTCGCCTGGCTCACGCGGGCCGACTCATAG
- a CDS encoding alcohol dehydrogenase catalytic domain-containing protein, translating to MKAARYYGKNDVRVEEVEEPTTRPGTVKIAPAFNGICGSDLHLYHDGPMPPAPTDTTPHPISGETLPVVFGHEFSGVVEEVGEGVTGVAVGDHVAVEPLMVCGVCHACKANKYNLCEKMGFIGISGLGGGLSEHIVVEERWVHKVGEMPLDQAALLEPLAVSLHAVRHAGADSAAGKTAVVGGAGPIGLLTAAVLRAYGLKTIVSEVSPERRAKAEETGVADVVVDPSSEDLAAVVREQTGGAMADFAFDAAGVGVVLDQLFDSLGAGGRLEVIALHTRPYELDVTGKLTMQDRVLGSAIGYANDHEEAIRLVNSGLVNLAPFITSKITVDNIVRDGYEKLLHDRSEVKILVSMS from the coding sequence ATGAAGGCTGCACGCTACTACGGCAAGAATGACGTCCGCGTTGAGGAGGTCGAGGAGCCAACGACCCGGCCCGGCACCGTGAAGATCGCGCCCGCGTTCAACGGGATCTGCGGCAGCGACCTGCACCTCTACCACGACGGACCGATGCCGCCAGCCCCGACGGACACGACCCCGCACCCGATCTCCGGCGAGACCCTCCCCGTCGTGTTCGGCCACGAGTTCTCCGGCGTCGTCGAGGAGGTCGGCGAGGGAGTCACGGGCGTCGCCGTCGGCGATCACGTTGCCGTCGAACCGCTCATGGTGTGTGGCGTCTGCCACGCGTGCAAGGCGAACAAGTACAACCTCTGCGAGAAGATGGGGTTCATCGGCATCTCGGGTCTCGGCGGCGGGCTCTCCGAGCACATCGTCGTCGAGGAGCGCTGGGTGCACAAGGTCGGCGAGATGCCGCTCGATCAGGCGGCGCTGCTTGAGCCGCTCGCCGTGTCGCTCCACGCGGTCCGCCACGCGGGCGCCGATAGCGCGGCGGGCAAGACGGCCGTCGTCGGCGGGGCGGGACCGATCGGCCTGCTCACGGCCGCGGTGCTCCGCGCATACGGGCTGAAGACGATTGTGAGCGAGGTCTCCCCGGAGCGTCGCGCGAAGGCGGAGGAGACGGGCGTCGCCGACGTTGTTGTGGATCCCTCGTCCGAGGATCTCGCGGCCGTCGTGCGCGAGCAGACCGGCGGCGCGATGGCGGACTTCGCGTTCGACGCTGCGGGCGTCGGCGTTGTGCTCGACCAGCTGTTCGACTCGCTCGGCGCGGGCGGCAGGCTCGAGGTCATTGCGCTGCACACGCGCCCCTACGAGCTCGACGTGACCGGCAAGCTCACGATGCAGGATCGGGTGCTCGGGTCGGCGATCGGCTACGCGAACGATCACGAAGAGGCGATCCGCCTCGTAAACTCGGGGCTCGTGAACCTCGCGCCGTTCATCACGAGCAAGATCACCGTCGACAACATCGTTCGGGACGGCTACGAGAAGCTGCTGCACGACCGCAGCGAGGTGAAGATCCTCGTCTCGATGAGCTAG
- a CDS encoding HSP90 family protein — translation MSERFQVDLSGMVDLLSRHLYSGPQVYLRELIQNAVDAVTARAAMDPSAAVRIRLQTGADEAGNATLEVSDTGIGLTSDEATELLATIGRSSKRDAALGTGRAEFIGQFGIGMLAAFMVAEEIEFTSRSAKPGTVPIRWQGRADGTFDVTELPDAGPEVEIGTTVRLTARRDMSHWLANETVIGLAREYGSLLPFDIAVRVPFEDGGHGAPDETTWRRVTEPELPWRIEYPSGSARSRALTEYCERTFGFTPLGHIDLELPVAGVSGVAFILPQAVTPGSGQHRVYMKRMLLSARTDRVLPEWAFFIRAVIDSDTLSPTASREQLHDDEILLGVRDALGEQVKRWALDTLRTPSRLTQQVLQTHHLALRAIALTDSDMLSLVSEVLPFETSDGPMTLAAVAAQGELVYTSTTEAFHRVAAVARAQGLVVVNAGYVYDSDLLAKLASKPGWNVRELTSSDLVQVLGMPGVEREMEAAGALSVARGVLADEDCDAILRAFEPETVPAMLLRDSEGEHKRDLDRERGETPDLWDGLLDSFAGESQGRTRTLVLNDRSPVARRLLASPGSAVFDAGLRSLYLSAVMLAGEGLRSAESAALSDSLGVLLDAALHSPVEPPASPTSDTDLDADS, via the coding sequence GTGTCCGAACGCTTCCAAGTCGACCTCTCCGGAATGGTCGACCTGCTCTCCAGGCACCTGTATTCCGGGCCCCAGGTGTACCTCCGCGAACTCATTCAGAACGCGGTGGACGCGGTGACAGCGCGAGCGGCGATGGATCCCTCGGCGGCCGTGCGAATTCGGCTGCAGACCGGCGCCGACGAGGCCGGGAACGCCACCCTCGAGGTGTCAGACACCGGGATCGGCCTGACCTCGGATGAGGCGACCGAGCTGCTCGCCACGATCGGCCGCTCGTCGAAGCGGGACGCCGCGCTCGGCACCGGCCGCGCCGAGTTCATCGGGCAGTTCGGGATCGGCATGCTCGCGGCGTTCATGGTCGCCGAGGAGATCGAGTTCACCTCTCGCTCGGCCAAACCCGGCACGGTGCCGATCCGGTGGCAGGGCCGCGCCGACGGCACCTTCGACGTGACCGAGCTGCCGGACGCGGGCCCCGAGGTCGAGATCGGCACGACCGTGCGCCTCACCGCACGCCGCGACATGAGCCACTGGCTCGCGAACGAGACGGTGATCGGCCTCGCGCGCGAGTACGGGTCGCTGCTGCCGTTCGACATCGCCGTGCGCGTCCCGTTCGAGGACGGCGGCCACGGGGCGCCAGACGAGACGACGTGGCGGCGCGTCACCGAGCCCGAACTGCCGTGGCGCATCGAGTACCCGAGCGGCTCGGCACGCTCCCGCGCGCTCACCGAGTACTGCGAGCGCACGTTCGGGTTCACCCCGCTCGGCCACATCGACCTCGAACTCCCGGTCGCGGGCGTCAGCGGTGTCGCCTTCATCCTGCCGCAGGCGGTGACGCCGGGGTCGGGGCAGCACCGCGTGTACATGAAGCGAATGCTCCTCAGCGCCCGCACCGACCGCGTGCTGCCCGAGTGGGCGTTCTTCATCCGCGCCGTCATCGACAGCGACACGCTCTCGCCGACGGCGTCGCGCGAGCAGCTGCACGACGACGAGATCCTGCTCGGCGTGCGCGACGCCCTCGGCGAGCAGGTGAAGCGCTGGGCGCTTGACACGCTGCGCACCCCGAGCCGGCTCACTCAGCAGGTCCTGCAGACACATCACCTGGCGCTGCGCGCGATCGCGCTCACCGACAGCGACATGCTGAGCCTCGTATCCGAGGTGCTGCCGTTCGAGACGAGCGACGGCCCGATGACGCTCGCGGCCGTCGCCGCCCAGGGAGAACTGGTCTACACGTCGACGACGGAGGCATTCCACCGCGTCGCCGCCGTGGCCAGGGCGCAGGGGCTCGTCGTGGTCAACGCCGGGTACGTCTACGACTCCGACCTGCTCGCGAAGCTCGCGTCGAAGCCGGGTTGGAACGTGCGCGAACTGACGTCGTCGGACCTCGTCCAGGTGCTCGGCATGCCCGGAGTCGAACGCGAGATGGAGGCAGCGGGCGCGCTCAGCGTCGCGCGCGGCGTGCTCGCCGACGAGGACTGCGACGCGATCCTGCGCGCCTTCGAACCCGAGACCGTGCCGGCGATGCTGCTGCGCGACTCGGAGGGGGAGCACAAGCGCGATCTGGATCGCGAACGCGGTGAGACGCCCGACCTGTGGGACGGCCTGCTCGACTCGTTCGCGGGGGAGAGCCAGGGGCGCACGCGCACCCTCGTGCTCAACGACCGCTCGCCCGTCGCGCGCCGACTCCTCGCGTCGCCCGGCAGCGCCGTGTTCGACGCTGGCCTGCGCTCCCTGTACCTGTCCGCCGTGATGCTCGCGGGTGAGGGGCTGCGCTCAGCCGAATCGGCCGCGCTGTCCGACTCGCTCGGTGTGCTGCTCGATGCCGCCCTGCACTCGCCTGTCGAGCCGCCCGCTTCGCCGACCTCCGACACCGACCTCGACGCCGACTCCTGA
- a CDS encoding putative quinol monooxygenase, which produces MLKVIAQDFIRLDAIETVLPLYRELVELTRQEPLNISYELFVDHGGPR; this is translated from the coding sequence GTGCTCAAGGTTATTGCTCAAGACTTCATCCGGCTCGACGCGATCGAAACCGTGCTCCCGCTCTATCGTGAGCTCGTCGAACTCACCCGCCAAGAGCCGCTGAACATCTCATACGAACTGTTCGTTGACCACGGGGGCCCGCGCTAG
- a CDS encoding methyltransferase: protein MQQHPAREAVTWDENGTPGSAVWLSASGRPAPKRAVTVDDRLTADRAIGFASQGTAMLWQGDFQGAKQILSAIGRRLAKQGARPGKRGAEPATTEEQFYRIRQARAQRSRILSLILIPVDLPRGGPASIPLPRAPRIDAAVPFAYGGAPVGDQDRAVVSLQELVGVLSAHQWYVNGVDVPSLGAKIHPHYGTFMPTRHEYVDLVAAAPLPALDVAFDIGTGTGVLAAMLAKRGVGRVVGTDLHQRAADCATDNFERLGISDVAEARVCDMFPDGRASLVVCNPPWLPGSAATSLDAAIYDPGSQMLLSFLAGLPDHLAEGGEGWLIISDLAEMLGLRTREMLLDAIAHAGLVVVDRLDTTPTHGRAADTDDVLHAARSREVTSLWRLRVA, encoded by the coding sequence GTGCAGCAGCATCCCGCCCGCGAGGCAGTGACGTGGGACGAGAACGGCACCCCCGGATCCGCGGTGTGGCTGAGTGCGAGCGGTCGGCCCGCCCCGAAGCGCGCCGTGACCGTCGATGACCGGCTCACCGCAGACCGCGCGATCGGGTTCGCCTCGCAGGGGACCGCCATGCTCTGGCAGGGGGACTTTCAGGGCGCAAAGCAGATCCTCAGCGCGATCGGCCGCCGTCTCGCGAAACAGGGGGCGCGGCCCGGTAAGCGCGGCGCGGAGCCCGCGACCACGGAGGAGCAGTTCTACCGGATCCGGCAGGCGCGCGCCCAGCGCTCGCGGATCCTCTCGCTGATCCTCATTCCCGTCGACCTGCCGCGCGGCGGCCCCGCGAGTATCCCGCTGCCGCGCGCACCGCGGATCGACGCTGCCGTGCCGTTCGCCTACGGCGGGGCTCCCGTGGGCGATCAGGATCGCGCGGTCGTCAGCCTCCAAGAACTCGTCGGCGTGCTCAGCGCGCACCAGTGGTACGTGAACGGTGTCGACGTGCCGAGCCTCGGGGCGAAGATCCACCCGCACTACGGCACATTCATGCCAACGCGCCACGAGTACGTCGACCTCGTGGCCGCCGCGCCCCTGCCAGCGCTCGACGTCGCCTTCGACATCGGCACCGGGACTGGGGTGCTCGCGGCCATGCTCGCGAAGCGCGGCGTGGGGCGCGTCGTCGGCACCGACCTGCACCAGCGCGCCGCGGACTGCGCCACCGACAACTTCGAGCGCCTCGGCATCTCGGACGTCGCTGAGGCGCGCGTCTGCGACATGTTCCCTGACGGCCGGGCCTCGCTCGTCGTCTGCAACCCGCCGTGGCTGCCGGGCAGCGCGGCGACGTCGCTCGACGCGGCGATCTACGACCCGGGGAGCCAGATGCTGTTGAGTTTCCTCGCGGGGCTCCCCGACCACCTCGCTGAGGGCGGCGAGGGCTGGCTGATCATCTCGGACCTCGCGGAGATGCTCGGACTGCGTACCCGCGAGATGCTGCTCGACGCGATCGCGCACGCCGGCCTCGTCGTGGTGGATCGGCTCGACACGACGCCGACCCACGGCCGCGCAGCGGACACCGACGACGTGCTGCACGCGGCGCGCTCGCGCGAGGTCACGTCGCTCTGGCGGCTGCGGGTCGCCTAA
- the pepN gene encoding aminopeptidase N — protein MPGTNLTRVEAQERASIVTSHSYEVALDLTTGPETFAADTTVRFDATAGAATFIDVIADSVESIELNGAELNPAELFADSRIQLPNLAAENTLRIRSTMRYMNTGEGLHRFEDPADGEVYLYSQFEVPDSRRMFPVFEQPDLKATFQFTITAPARWKVVSNQPTPEPTPAGTKAGAQGADWAEQDIATWTFGKTPVMSSYITALIAGPYREVRGELTSTDGRVIPLGVFCRESLAPYLDADYIFDKTREGFKFFETEFDYPYPFDKYDQLFVPEYNMGAMENIGAVTFTEAYVFRSQVTDAMRERRVVTILHELAHMWFGDLVTMRWWNDLWLNESFAEYMSVLATAEATEWTGSWTTFVGSEKSWAYRQDQLPSTHPIVAPIRDLEDVLVNFDGITYAKGASVLKQLVAWVGREPFMQGVHDYFVKHNHSNTELPDLMVELEARSGRDLSDWTKKWLETAGVNTLRPEFTVDADGNFETFAITQTAAADYPTIRPHRIAVGLYEEQDGRLVRVKRLELDVDGASTDVPELVGSQQPALVLLNDEDLSYAKIRFDERSLETASTKLGSIEDSLARSLVWGSLWDATRDGEFPASRFVDIVLAHVAGETNSTVLRTVIQQLVLSASSYVAPEKRAATLEKVADALWQLALAAEAGSDNQFQFVKAFASLAGTDAQLDQVLALLEERTPLTGLDIDTDLGWELLISLAAGGRASGAEIDAALADDRTATGNQSAAHARAALPTADDKAAAWASVWAEAGKPNAIVRATGLGFLRAQDRELLTPYIERFFAELLPVWESRSYAIAEELIDGFYPSPLANEELRQATAAWLDANAEAPAALRRLIVEHLAGVERALVAQAADARA, from the coding sequence GTGCCAGGAACAAACCTCACCCGCGTCGAAGCCCAGGAGCGGGCAAGCATCGTCACGAGCCACAGCTACGAAGTCGCGCTCGACCTCACGACCGGCCCCGAGACCTTCGCAGCCGACACCACGGTGCGCTTCGACGCGACCGCCGGTGCCGCGACCTTCATCGACGTCATCGCTGACTCGGTCGAGTCGATCGAGCTGAATGGCGCCGAGCTGAACCCGGCCGAGCTGTTCGCCGATTCGCGCATCCAGCTGCCGAACCTCGCGGCCGAGAACACGCTGCGCATCCGTTCGACGATGCGCTACATGAACACCGGCGAGGGCCTGCACCGCTTCGAGGATCCCGCCGACGGCGAGGTCTATCTGTACTCGCAGTTCGAGGTGCCCGACTCGCGCCGCATGTTCCCCGTGTTCGAACAGCCCGACCTGAAGGCCACGTTCCAGTTCACGATCACCGCGCCGGCGCGCTGGAAGGTCGTCTCGAACCAGCCGACCCCGGAGCCGACCCCGGCGGGCACGAAGGCCGGCGCGCAGGGCGCCGACTGGGCTGAGCAGGACATCGCGACCTGGACGTTCGGCAAGACCCCGGTCATGTCGAGCTACATCACGGCGCTCATCGCCGGCCCGTACCGCGAGGTTCGCGGCGAGCTTACGAGCACCGACGGCCGCGTCATCCCTCTTGGCGTGTTCTGCCGCGAGTCGCTCGCGCCGTACCTCGACGCCGACTACATCTTCGACAAGACCCGCGAGGGCTTCAAGTTCTTCGAGACCGAGTTCGACTACCCGTACCCGTTCGACAAGTACGACCAGCTCTTCGTTCCCGAGTACAACATGGGCGCGATGGAGAACATCGGCGCCGTGACCTTCACCGAGGCGTACGTCTTCCGCAGCCAGGTGACCGACGCGATGCGCGAGCGCCGCGTCGTCACGATCCTGCACGAGCTCGCCCACATGTGGTTCGGCGACCTCGTCACGATGCGCTGGTGGAACGATCTGTGGCTCAACGAGTCGTTCGCTGAGTACATGTCGGTGCTCGCGACCGCCGAGGCGACCGAGTGGACAGGCAGCTGGACGACGTTTGTCGGCAGCGAGAAGTCGTGGGCGTACCGTCAGGATCAGCTCCCCTCGACCCACCCGATCGTGGCGCCCATCCGCGACCTCGAAGACGTGCTCGTGAACTTCGACGGCATCACCTACGCGAAGGGCGCCTCGGTGCTCAAGCAGCTCGTCGCCTGGGTCGGTCGCGAACCGTTCATGCAGGGCGTGCACGACTACTTCGTGAAGCACAACCACTCGAACACCGAGCTGCCCGACCTCATGGTGGAGCTCGAGGCGCGCAGCGGCCGCGACCTCAGCGACTGGACGAAGAAGTGGCTCGAGACCGCGGGCGTGAACACGCTCCGCCCCGAGTTCACGGTCGACGCCGACGGCAACTTCGAGACGTTCGCGATTACGCAGACCGCGGCGGCCGACTACCCGACCATCCGCCCGCACCGCATCGCGGTTGGCCTCTACGAGGAGCAGGACGGTCGCCTCGTGCGCGTCAAGCGGCTCGAACTCGACGTCGACGGCGCGTCGACCGACGTTCCCGAGCTCGTCGGCAGCCAGCAGCCCGCGCTCGTGCTGCTCAACGACGAGGATCTCTCGTACGCGAAGATCCGCTTCGACGAGCGCTCGCTCGAGACCGCGAGCACCAAGCTCGGCAGCATCGAGGATTCGCTCGCCCGCTCGCTCGTCTGGGGCTCGCTCTGGGACGCGACCCGCGACGGCGAGTTCCCCGCGAGCCGCTTCGTCGACATCGTGCTCGCGCACGTCGCCGGCGAGACGAACTCGACCGTGCTGCGCACCGTGATCCAGCAGCTCGTACTCTCCGCGTCGAGCTACGTCGCGCCCGAGAAGCGTGCGGCGACGCTCGAGAAGGTTGCCGACGCGCTCTGGCAGCTCGCCCTCGCGGCTGAGGCGGGCTCGGACAACCAGTTCCAGTTCGTGAAGGCGTTCGCGAGCCTCGCGGGCACCGACGCGCAGCTCGACCAGGTGCTCGCGCTGCTCGAGGAGCGCACCCCGCTCACCGGTCTCGACATCGACACCGATCTCGGGTGGGAGCTGCTCATCTCGCTCGCAGCCGGTGGCCGCGCGTCCGGCGCCGAGATCGACGCCGCGCTCGCCGACGACCGCACCGCGACAGGCAACCAGTCGGCCGCCCACGCGCGCGCCGCGCTCCCGACCGCCGACGACAAGGCAGCGGCATGGGCCTCGGTCTGGGCCGAGGCAGGCAAGCCGAACGCGATCGTCCGCGCGACGGGCCTCGGCTTCCTGCGCGCGCAGGATCGCGAGCTGCTCACGCCCTACATCGAGCGGTTCTTTGCCGAGCTGCTTCCCGTGTGGGAGTCGCGCAGCTACGCGATCGCGGAGGAGCTCATCGATGGGTTCTACCCGTCGCCGCTCGCGAACGAGGAGCTGCGCCAGGCGACCGCCGCGTGGCTTGACGCGAACGCGGAGGCGCCCGCGGCGCTTCGCCGCCTCATCGTCGAGCATCTCGCCGGTGTCGAGCGGGCACTCGTTGCCCAGGCGGCTGACGCGAGGGCCTAA